The Populus alba chromosome 13, ASM523922v2, whole genome shotgun sequence genome contains the following window.
TCATATCTATAACCTAGACTGTGAATATAAATCGCAGGtgaatttatgaatattatGTTTTCATGCATTTCCCTTTGCCTTATATATCTGTATTTTCTCTTTGCAGCACAGGCGGCAGTGCCATTAGTGAAGACaataaacttcaaaattatGAGCTCACTGATATTTGGAACAGCGCAAAGTGCAAACAGAGACATACTCGGAGAGCTGTACCAACAACCGGTAAAAAGTGTTCTTTCTGTACCGATCAATTTCCCCTTCACATGCTTCAATCACAGCCTCCAAGCAAGAGGAAAGACCAGAACGATAATCTTGTATCTTAAACATGAAAAGAGGGCTACTTTGGAGCATCAAATCACCATTCCTTAGCCAGATCTCATCACCATCTTGCTTGGTTTCCTAAACGAAGACAATTCTGTTGTATATCtgatgatgaaattgtagatagtgCTATCAATATAATGATAGCAGGACATGACACAACTTCCATCCTCAGTTTCTTGATCAAGCTTTTAGTCAATGATCCGTCTGTTTATGGCAGCATTGTTCAGGGTATGCGactaaattcaagaaaatctctAAAATTTGAGACTGCAGAACAAGAGGACATTGCCAAGAGTAAGGTGTCAAAGGACCTATTAGCATGGGATGATCTCGCAAGAATGAAAGACACATGAAGATCCGTAGCAATGGAGTCTCTAAGGATGGCTCCTCCTGTGTTTTGTTCCTCCGGGATGATTCCCGGAAGGATGGCAGGTATGATTCAAGTTTCTGCATGTTCCCTTCTCGTTTTAACTTAATCACCAATACTACAAGATATCGTTAAAAATACTCCGCTAAGTTTCAACCTTTTGACTCGAGTAATCTGGGCAGCCTGCATGAAAAACATGGATGAGTGCATCTTCCCAAATCCATCAGAGTATGATCAGAAATACTTCGAAAAACAGTCATCAGTCCTGCCGTACGTATAGTTTCATGGCATTTGGAGGGGGAGTTTGAATGTGTTCGGGATATGAATCTGCAAGACTTGAAGTTATGATCACTACACATTACCTGGTGAAACGTTTCACATGGAAGCTATGCCACCCAAACATTTCTTTTCCAGGGGATCCATTGCAAGTTTTCAAGGATGGACCGGAGATAGcgtatttaaaagtatggttgtaattgtttttttaaattattattaagaaatatattaaaatattatttttttttattttaaaaaaattatttttaatatcaatatattaaaataatattaaaatactaaaaatttaaaaaaaattaaaattttttaaaaacacttttaaaatataaaaataagcatACCCTACTAATTCTAATAGAATATAGCTTATGCTAATACATCTGTTTTTCATATGCAATCGGAGTGACGAAGGgggaagaaaggaagaaaaaaaaaaataaataaataaaggttagGGCTTCATTTAacggttttattattattattattattattgttattgttttgcaTACAATTGACTGTCCCAAATCATAATCACTTGAAACCTAGCTCCAGGTTAAGTGGGTTTACCACTCAAAGTCGTGACCAGTTCAACTTGCAATCTCCtttatactaataataataataataaaaaaaaaaaaaccttgcaaCCTCCTAAGTGCTAGGTTTTCAGGTTAAAATAGCCTGGTTATACCACTAGGAACAATCATTTACTCAACCAATAATCAAACGGTTgacatttaaattttcaaattcattaaaagtTGATCAACGATGGTTCTTATTTGTTATGTATTTAATACTGTAGTGGTTATTGTGATACagtttaaaaagatgaatttaaaaaaactttaaattatagtttttcaactaaaattttaagatatattttttaatagaatttatataaaactatGGTATATgttgattaattattaaatacttgttaattttaaatttgtggctgaaataaaaattaaattggacaACATTGTATCACATAAACAAATAATGGAGCCTTGGATGAAAAATCTAAATGAAATTGCTTTCCGAATAAAATTGGTGGACAGCGTGAAGATTGCATTGCATAATGGCATTGTCTCTACAAATATATGATAGCTAAGACCAAGTGCTTCCAGCTTTTCCGAGTGTTTTCATTATCACAATTATTGCACTCGATAATATCTCTGGCTCCCTACAAGTTTGCTTCCGAATATCACTCTCTCTTGTCTCTTCTTTTGTGACTTTAACCAAGCTTTGTCCTTGCACAGATTATCTCTCACTTCTCTCTTAAATCCTTAAATCAAATCTCTGTGTGTGGTTAATCAGGTGGAGCTGGCTATCATGGAGGTTCAGAACCAAGAGCACCACAAACCCAACACAGACCAAGTGGTTCTTTCCGTGGATCAACCAGACTCCAAACTCAGACAGTCACCATCACCACAGCAACCAGACTCCAAAGCCCCCCTCTCTAAAACCCTGGCAAGAACAAATACCCTCCGCCGTCTCAACTTCTCCAAGCCCAAATCTCGTTTCAGTGAGACAAACTACCCTCCCCCTTCCAAGAGCAGCCATGAATTCGAAGAATATTACCAACTATTAAACCCCCCCGAAAGCTCTACCTCcagtgatgaagaagatgatgaagaatggTGGGAATatgaagaaggaggaggagaagaagttgatgatgcTGGAGAGGCCAAAAAACATTCCAATTACCGAAGGAGAAggataataaagataaaaaagagagtCTTGATTGAGTTCATATTGTTTCTCATAAGCATGACCTGCTTAATTCTCTCTCTAACCCTTGAATCCCTCAGAAACAAGGTCCTATGGGGTTTAGTTTTATGGAAATGGTGCCTTATGGTCCTGGTTATCTTCTGTGGCCGCCTTGTGTCGGTTTGGGTTGTaggttttcttggttttctcaTAGAACGCAATTTCATGCTCAGAGAAAAGGTGCTCTactttgtttttggtttgcGCAAGAGTTTTCAACACTGTGCATGGCTAGGATTGGTTCTACTTGCATGGATGAGTATGTTCCATGATGCCCACAAACGCAACAAGACCTTGAAGAGGACTTTCCGCGTTCTGATTGCTGTCTTCGTTGCCACTACCATATGGTTACTAAAGATTCTACTCGTCAAGGTTCTTGCTTCATCTTTCCATGTTGCTACCTTCTTTGACCGCATGAAAGAAAGCGTCTTCCACCACTACATTCTCGTTACACTCTCCGGGCCACCATTAGATGAGAATGAGAGGGAAACTCCTCATCGGCTGACGCCAAGGCATTCGAGGAGATTGCCGGCGAAACAGAGAGAGATGGCCTCGCCAGACATGCCTATATCAAAATCCAAGAGGTACGAGTCGAGGAGAATCGATATGGAGAGGCTGAGGAAGCTGACTAAGATGACTAGGGCAACCGCTTGGAGTGTGAAGAGGTTGGGGAGTTACATTAAGTCATCGGGATTGTCGACGGTCTCGAGGACGGTCGATGATTTTGGTAATGCAGAATCGGAGATCCACAGTGAATGGGAGGCTAGATGCAGTGCTCAAAGGAGTTTCAAGAATGTCGCCAAACCTGGTGCCAAGTAAGTTCAATTTCTTCTGCTAGCCTTCCtggttaattaattatatgaacatttgatattacaaatttattccTTTATACAGTAGAGATAATTAACCGATCTCAATTATGCTAACCTCAAGATGAAAGTTACAATAACAAAGTCAAGTTTTGGACAATTTTCTATAAACTtagattatatttattatggtttttgtaaattaatttaaattgtcttttaatttaaatgaaaaacaagtcaTAGAACTTTTAACTTGGATCaaaagtttattataaaattgtgttaaaattctgttttttaatttaaatttgaaaattctgaTTTATATCTTCCTTTAGAAAAatgatttgagttatttttataaatcatgttttgaaatggttataacttttttttttttcataaattattt
Protein-coding sequences here:
- the LOC118032167 gene encoding mechanosensitive ion channel protein 10; translation: MEVQNQEHHKPNTDQVVLSVDQPDSKLRQSPSPQQPDSKAPLSKTLARTNTLRRLNFSKPKSRFSETNYPPPSKSSHEFEEYYQLLNPPESSTSSDEEDDEEWWEYEEGGGEEVDDAGEAKKHSNYRRRRIIKIKKRVLIEFILFLISMTCLILSLTLESLRNKVLWGLVLWKWCLMVLVIFCGRLVSVWVVGFLGFLIERNFMLREKVLYFVFGLRKSFQHCAWLGLVLLAWMSMFHDAHKRNKTLKRTFRVLIAVFVATTIWLLKILLVKVLASSFHVATFFDRMKESVFHHYILVTLSGPPLDENERETPHRLTPRHSRRLPAKQREMASPDMPISKSKRYESRRIDMERLRKLTKMTRATAWSVKRLGSYIKSSGLSTVSRTVDDFGNAESEIHSEWEARCSAQRSFKNVAKPGAKYIEEEDLLRFLKTVEVHSIFPLFEGAVETGKITKSSFRNWVVHTYVERKALAHSLNDTKTAIQQLHRLASAIMTLIIIVISLLVTGLATTKVLFVFTSQLLLVGFMFQNTCKSIFESIIFVFVMHPFDVGDRCVVDGVQMVVEEMNILTTVFLRYDAEKIYYPNSVLLTKPISNFRRSPDMGDGIDITIDVSTSVDDFNALKKAIQIYIESKPKHWNPNHTLMVCEIENGKDLKLTLCVQHTMNHQNYGEKSNRRSDLVFELKKIFDRLGIKYHLLPQPVQLTHVNTISNGGMSMQS